The Chitinophaga flava genome has a segment encoding these proteins:
- a CDS encoding protease complex subunit PrcB family protein — MNRRTVIALPLVCLTLQSQPLFSREKNVFITPALAVSAVAADGIQQGKPAQQVSYGQGIELIVKGLGLNIDNIRFIKEPKATDYCTNADNKASYAQAVIIAANNGITLARSQRFNVPMTREQFAIALEEGIEHTGPYPVNMMWINIKDAAAFTTKGKGDNAVQNLIKFGVVALENGSFRPKANITAKEAEAMVKKAAAFVQSFKERQGGNQEKETVSFTTTPVNTNVNSVVVSRGSKPNSGYQITITAIDFAENGTATVHYKLTNPAPDKMYMQVITEPKAETFVSVAYKVTLQEDK; from the coding sequence ATGAACAGACGTACTGTTATCGCATTGCCACTCGTTTGCCTGACACTCCAGAGCCAGCCGCTTTTCAGCCGGGAGAAGAATGTTTTCATTACTCCGGCGCTGGCCGTATCAGCGGTGGCCGCTGACGGTATCCAACAGGGAAAACCGGCCCAGCAGGTCTCTTATGGCCAGGGAATCGAGCTCATTGTAAAAGGGCTGGGCCTCAATATTGACAACATCCGGTTTATCAAAGAACCCAAAGCGACCGATTACTGCACTAATGCAGATAACAAGGCTTCTTATGCACAAGCGGTGATCATTGCCGCCAATAATGGTATCACGCTGGCCCGCAGCCAGCGTTTTAATGTGCCCATGACCCGTGAACAGTTTGCCATAGCGCTGGAAGAAGGTATCGAACACACAGGGCCATACCCCGTGAATATGATGTGGATCAATATCAAAGATGCTGCTGCCTTCACTACTAAAGGGAAAGGCGACAATGCTGTACAAAACCTGATCAAATTTGGTGTGGTAGCGCTGGAGAACGGTAGTTTCCGTCCAAAAGCCAACATTACAGCGAAAGAAGCTGAAGCCATGGTGAAAAAAGCAGCCGCTTTTGTACAGTCTTTTAAAGAGCGCCAGGGCGGCAACCAGGAAAAGGAAACAGTGTCTTTCACCACTACACCCGTGAATACAAACGTCAACAGTGTTGTTGTTTCCCGGGGCAGCAAACCTAATTCAGGTTACCAGATAACCATCACAGCTATTGACTTTGCCGAAAACGGTACTGCTACCGTGCACTACAAACTCACAAATCCGGCACCGGACAAAATGTATATGCAGGTGATCACAGAACCTAAAGCTGAAACATTTGTATCTGTTGCTTATAAGGTGACCTTACAGGAGGATAAGTAA
- a CDS encoding glycine zipper family protein, with translation MKQIVLALATVVTLFSCSNNNSSDTAAAVEKAKKETIDSINAINVAKQQVIDSMNAVKHSAHKGKTMEAATPNSYAAPSTAAADNTPAPAPAPAAKKKKGWSHTAKGAVVGAGAGAITGAIINPDHVKGAAIGTIIGAGVGAGTGAIVDHAKKKKAANQ, from the coding sequence ATGAAACAGATAGTTTTAGCCTTAGCGACTGTAGTAACACTTTTCTCCTGCAGCAATAACAACAGCAGCGACACTGCTGCCGCAGTAGAAAAAGCTAAAAAAGAGACCATTGACTCCATCAATGCGATCAATGTTGCCAAACAGCAGGTGATAGATTCCATGAATGCCGTTAAGCACTCCGCTCATAAAGGCAAAACAATGGAAGCTGCTACACCTAACAGCTATGCAGCTCCCAGCACTGCCGCCGCAGATAATACCCCTGCTCCGGCTCCCGCTCCGGCAGCCAAAAAGAAAAAAGGCTGGAGCCATACCGCTAAAGGTGCTGTGGTAGGTGCAGGTGCAGGCGCCATCACCGGTGCTATCATCAATCCAGACCACGTAAAAGGTGCAGCCATCGGTACTATCATCGGTGCCGGCGTAGGAGCTGGTACAGGTGCCATCGTGGACCACGCTAAAAAGAAAAAAGCTGCCAATCAGTAA
- a CDS encoding sensor histidine kinase: protein MKKSAVILLHTGYWLLYYLLILCFALVVIKGGILSWELAGIFMMPPIAIFCFAPGFLGFYTFYTVLFDRYLNKQRIGVLCIAAVVAALTIGTLVTCFLLPWNNRMTLQQDLTMALLLSCLAAIHGVIGLVMKGFVSWYGDIKLKEELNKKNFDISMALIKAQINPHFLFNTINNIDVLISKDAERASLYLNQLSGIMRFMLYEARAEQIPLSRELMYIDQYIALQRIRSSNASYVTYQVEGEPGNRMIAPMLLISYIENAFKHAEHKKAEDAIHIHLQITPERLVFSCRNLYSAQPAIRQEHNGLGNELLQRRLTLLYPGCHQLHITREQGIYQVNLILETHEDQLHHC, encoded by the coding sequence ATGAAAAAATCCGCAGTCATTCTTTTACATACGGGCTACTGGCTACTGTATTATCTGCTCATACTTTGTTTTGCGCTGGTGGTTATCAAAGGAGGCATATTATCATGGGAACTGGCAGGCATCTTTATGATGCCTCCGATAGCTATCTTCTGTTTTGCACCGGGGTTCCTGGGGTTCTATACTTTTTATACGGTATTGTTTGACCGGTATCTTAATAAACAAAGGATAGGAGTACTCTGTATCGCTGCTGTGGTGGCGGCTCTGACTATCGGCACACTGGTCACCTGTTTTTTATTACCCTGGAACAACCGAATGACTTTGCAACAGGACCTGACCATGGCTTTGCTGTTGTCTTGTCTGGCTGCCATACATGGTGTGATCGGCCTGGTCATGAAAGGTTTTGTCAGCTGGTACGGGGATATCAAACTAAAAGAAGAACTGAATAAAAAGAACTTCGATATCTCCATGGCACTGATCAAAGCACAGATCAACCCACACTTTCTTTTTAATACGATCAATAATATTGATGTACTGATATCCAAAGATGCAGAAAGAGCTTCCCTGTATCTCAACCAGTTGTCGGGTATTATGCGTTTTATGTTGTACGAAGCGAGGGCGGAACAGATCCCGCTTTCGCGGGAACTGATGTATATTGATCAGTATATCGCGCTGCAACGGATACGCTCGTCCAATGCCAGTTATGTGACCTATCAGGTAGAAGGGGAGCCTGGCAACCGGATGATTGCCCCTATGCTTTTAATTTCCTATATAGAGAATGCTTTCAAACATGCAGAACATAAAAAAGCAGAAGATGCCATTCATATTCATTTGCAGATAACGCCGGAGCGTCTGGTATTTAGCTGCCGTAATCTGTACAGTGCGCAACCAGCTATCAGACAAGAACACAACGGGTTAGGCAATGAGCTGTTGCAAAGAAGACTGACATTATTGTATCCCGGGTGCCATCAGCTCCATATTACCCGTGAACAAGGCATTTATCAAGTAAACCTGATATTGGAAACACATGAAGATCAACTGCATCATTGTTGA
- a CDS encoding AraC family transcriptional regulator: MFNKLLQEPYDIILEEQEVWEAPRQPQPFFQLVYVREGRGYHYVNDNRYDYHQGKLFLLSPKDRYHYDIQEKTAFTVIRFTELFITQLKDEVSRLEMCDWMKKTDYIFNNFRAKAGCIFHDTADQDMAHALLGNITREQQLHGKGYQLIIRQSISILLNLIARNLLRSESPDVHENSGQYSVLRMISYLQEHIYHPERLRMHVLAASFNMSVHYLGEYFKKHTGQSIQDYIISYKLKLVEIRLSYSNMRVREIAEELGFTDESYLSRLFKKHRGITPGAHRKQTRKQLPA; the protein is encoded by the coding sequence ATGTTCAACAAGCTGCTGCAGGAACCATACGATATCATACTGGAGGAACAGGAAGTCTGGGAGGCGCCCCGACAGCCACAGCCCTTCTTCCAGCTAGTGTACGTACGTGAAGGCCGGGGATATCATTATGTCAACGACAACCGATATGACTACCACCAGGGAAAACTGTTTTTGCTATCGCCCAAAGACCGCTACCATTACGACATACAGGAAAAAACGGCTTTTACCGTTATTCGTTTCACCGAGCTCTTTATTACACAGCTGAAAGATGAAGTGTCGCGACTGGAGATGTGCGACTGGATGAAAAAGACCGATTACATCTTTAATAACTTCCGCGCCAAAGCTGGCTGCATCTTCCACGACACAGCCGATCAGGACATGGCCCATGCTTTACTCGGCAACATCACCCGGGAGCAACAACTGCATGGCAAAGGGTACCAGCTCATCATCCGTCAATCAATTTCTATACTCCTCAACCTGATCGCCCGCAACCTGCTACGCTCCGAATCTCCGGATGTACATGAAAACAGCGGCCAGTACTCTGTACTCCGCATGATTAGTTATCTCCAGGAACATATTTATCATCCCGAACGATTACGCATGCACGTTTTGGCAGCCTCATTCAACATGTCAGTGCATTACCTCGGTGAGTACTTTAAGAAACATACCGGTCAGAGCATACAGGACTATATCATCAGTTATAAGCTGAAGCTGGTGGAGATACGACTGTCCTACAGCAATATGCGGGTACGTGAAATAGCAGAGGAGCTGGGGTTTACAGACGAAAGTTACCTTTCCCGCCTCTTTAAAAAACACAGAGGGATCACTCCCGGCGCACACCGCAAACAAACCCGGAAACAACTGCCGGCATAA
- a CDS encoding VOC family protein gives MKIAMTGVYVNDPLEAFKHYTETLGFLKKIFVPEAMLAVVVSPEAPDGPALLLEPSDHPISKAYQQGLYAAGIPIIVMGTQTLEDDYARLSAKGVIFRKPPTKTDWGMEAVFEDNCGNLISLSQISQG, from the coding sequence ATGAAAATAGCCATGACAGGGGTTTATGTAAACGACCCGTTAGAAGCCTTTAAACATTATACCGAAACACTTGGGTTTCTTAAAAAGATATTTGTACCGGAAGCAATGCTGGCTGTTGTGGTATCACCCGAAGCACCGGACGGCCCTGCGCTGCTATTGGAACCCTCCGATCACCCTATTTCAAAAGCCTATCAGCAAGGGCTATACGCAGCAGGCATCCCCATTATCGTAATGGGCACTCAAACGCTGGAAGATGACTATGCCAGGCTGAGCGCCAAAGGTGTCATTTTCCGTAAACCGCCTACCAAAACGGACTGGGGCATGGAAGCCGTGTTCGAAGATAACTGCGGGAATCTGATTTCCCTATCACAGATTTCCCAGGGCTGA
- a CDS encoding SDR family oxidoreductase yields MTFQNRTIFITGASRGIGEAIALKLAAAGANIVIAAKSVEEDPRLGGTIFSVAAAVESAGGKALPIQVDIRDEAQIQQAVQKAADTFGGIDVVINNASAIQLTNTEQTPAKRFDLMYDINVRGTFLVTQHCIPYLKKGNNPHILTLSPPVNITPQWLGPHVAYTISKYNMSMLTLGWAEELKSYGIAANSLWPATTIATAAIKNLLGGDAIIKVSRKPAIMADAAYYILDKPAASCTGNNFIDEAVLKAEGITDLAHYAVTPGGRLQPDLFL; encoded by the coding sequence ATGACCTTTCAAAACCGCACTATTTTTATTACCGGGGCCAGCAGAGGCATCGGTGAAGCCATTGCCCTCAAACTCGCTGCTGCCGGCGCCAATATCGTTATCGCTGCCAAAAGCGTGGAAGAAGATCCACGCCTTGGAGGCACCATCTTCTCTGTAGCCGCTGCTGTAGAAAGCGCCGGAGGCAAAGCCCTGCCCATACAGGTAGATATCCGCGATGAAGCCCAGATACAACAGGCTGTTCAAAAAGCTGCAGACACTTTCGGTGGTATAGACGTTGTGATCAATAACGCCTCCGCCATACAGCTCACCAACACCGAACAAACGCCCGCCAAACGTTTCGACCTCATGTATGATATCAATGTAAGAGGTACTTTTCTGGTCACCCAACATTGTATACCCTACCTGAAAAAAGGCAACAATCCGCATATCCTCACTCTGTCTCCGCCTGTAAACATTACACCACAATGGCTGGGGCCACACGTGGCCTATACGATCAGCAAATACAATATGAGCATGCTCACCCTGGGATGGGCCGAAGAGCTGAAATCCTATGGCATCGCTGCCAACTCCCTGTGGCCGGCAACAACCATTGCTACAGCCGCTATCAAAAACCTGCTGGGAGGCGACGCAATTATAAAAGTTAGCCGCAAGCCCGCTATCATGGCCGACGCAGCATACTATATACTGGATAAACCGGCCGCTTCCTGCACCGGCAATAACTTTATAGATGAGGCGGTATTAAAAGCAGAAGGTATTACCGATCTGGCCCATTACGCCGTGACACCTGGTGGCAGGTTACAGCCAGATCTATTTCTGTAA
- a CDS encoding ABC transporter permease has translation MIAYIHSLQSEWLKKRHSAAAWLTVAGGLFVPLFMLCVRFYYFDQLPKTNAAPDIWEQLYNHAWRYMSFFLLPMGVILTTSLITQLETSNNTWKLLHVTPQRPSIIFLAKLTVILLMLLQFFLLFNIGIYLTGIVPALLVRDVPFPAEAFPWLKYLNGNWQFLITCLPIVALQYLLGLLYRNFLLPLGVGLGLYITAMIVFRWKYSFIIPYIYCVLVFNNSFNPVDRPVSIQVLATGYFLLFSILAYVFYINKKEKG, from the coding sequence ATGATTGCTTATATACATAGTCTTCAAAGCGAATGGCTGAAGAAACGGCACAGCGCCGCGGCCTGGCTTACCGTTGCCGGTGGCTTGTTTGTACCCTTGTTCATGTTGTGTGTACGGTTTTATTATTTTGATCAGCTCCCGAAAACCAATGCAGCCCCCGATATATGGGAGCAGCTCTATAATCACGCCTGGCGATATATGAGCTTCTTTCTGCTGCCAATGGGGGTGATATTGACCACCAGTCTGATTACCCAGCTGGAGACGAGCAATAACACCTGGAAGCTGCTGCATGTAACACCACAGCGGCCCTCTATCATTTTTCTGGCCAAGCTAACCGTCATCCTGCTAATGTTGCTGCAGTTTTTTCTGTTATTTAATATCGGTATTTATCTTACCGGCATAGTGCCCGCATTGCTGGTGCGGGATGTTCCTTTTCCCGCAGAAGCTTTCCCCTGGCTGAAATACCTGAATGGCAACTGGCAGTTTCTGATAACCTGTTTGCCGATAGTGGCGCTGCAGTATTTACTGGGGCTGCTGTACCGGAATTTCCTGTTGCCCCTCGGCGTAGGACTGGGCCTTTATATCACCGCTATGATCGTCTTTAGATGGAAATATAGTTTCATAATTCCTTACATTTATTGCGTCCTGGTGTTCAATAACAGCTTTAATCCGGTGGACCGTCCTGTGAGTATACAAGTGTTGGCTACCGGTTATTTTTTACTGTTCAGCATATTGGCATACGTGTTTTACATCAACAAAAAAGAAAAAGGGTAA
- a CDS encoding ABC transporter ATP-binding protein, with amino-acid sequence MNYALEAHQLSYRFSSRETVLQDICLQVSEGAIYGFLGPNGAGKTTTLRLLTGLLRKQAGTIHILGLQADRHRLEVMRRTGCLIESPAIYEHLSAIENLSVLQKIYQCPKANMGAVLQTVGLGAVANKKAGQFSLGMKQRLALAMAMLHQPSLLILDEPTNGLDPNGIIEMRELLKKINREQGTTIIISSHLLSEVERLATHIGIINKGRMVFEDSLDALVCRRQETQGFLLDTTHPAAALQLLSHQQVEARAEAGRIRIPALPEETIAGLNSLLVQHGIGVYGIQAVKNDLETIFMDLINT; translated from the coding sequence ATGAATTACGCACTTGAAGCTCACCAACTCAGCTACCGTTTTTCCTCCAGGGAAACAGTGTTGCAGGATATCTGTCTGCAGGTATCGGAAGGGGCCATCTATGGTTTCCTCGGTCCTAACGGTGCCGGCAAAACGACGACGCTGCGCCTGCTGACCGGCCTGTTACGAAAACAAGCCGGCACTATCCATATCCTGGGCCTTCAGGCTGACCGGCACCGCCTGGAAGTAATGCGCCGGACAGGTTGTCTGATCGAAAGCCCTGCGATATATGAACATCTCAGTGCCATCGAAAACCTGTCTGTTCTTCAGAAAATTTATCAATGCCCGAAAGCCAACATGGGCGCAGTGTTACAAACCGTAGGACTGGGCGCGGTGGCCAACAAAAAAGCCGGACAGTTCTCCCTGGGAATGAAACAGCGGCTGGCACTGGCTATGGCCATGCTGCACCAGCCTTCCCTGCTGATACTGGACGAACCTACCAATGGACTGGACCCCAACGGCATTATTGAAATGCGTGAACTGCTGAAAAAAATCAACCGCGAACAAGGTACTACCATCATCATCTCCAGTCATCTGTTGTCTGAAGTGGAGCGGCTGGCCACCCATATCGGTATTATCAACAAAGGCAGGATGGTATTTGAAGACAGCCTGGATGCGCTGGTATGCAGACGTCAGGAAACACAGGGATTTCTGCTGGATACGACCCATCCTGCGGCTGCGCTGCAACTGCTCAGTCACCAGCAGGTGGAGGCCCGCGCCGAAGCCGGCCGGATCAGGATACCGGCACTGCCCGAAGAGACTATTGCAGGGCTGAACAGCCTGCTGGTGCAGCACGGTATAGGCGTTTACGGTATACAGGCCGTTAAAAATGACCTGGAAACAATTTTTATGGACCTCATCAATACATAA
- a CDS encoding 2'-5' RNA ligase family protein produces MHLLQPKPIIVTLEIAPSDMAVFNRLREAHFPGHANYLQAHVTLFHKLPGMESSIPEVLACNSRRPSFSLLVDGIVNFGTGIAYTLNSPELQELHAGLQAAFDPWLVRQDRQPLRPHITIQNKVTAFKAAQLHAQLKQAFVPFSIMATGFATWAYLRGPWKALDRFMFTE; encoded by the coding sequence ATGCATCTATTACAACCCAAACCGATTATCGTCACCCTGGAGATAGCTCCCTCCGATATGGCCGTATTCAACCGGCTACGGGAGGCTCATTTTCCGGGGCATGCCAATTACCTGCAGGCACATGTGACGTTGTTTCATAAATTGCCGGGTATGGAATCATCTATTCCGGAAGTATTGGCGTGTAATAGCCGAAGACCTTCTTTTTCCCTGTTGGTAGACGGCATTGTTAACTTCGGTACCGGTATCGCCTATACGCTTAACTCACCGGAATTACAAGAGCTGCATGCTGGTCTGCAAGCAGCTTTTGATCCCTGGCTGGTGCGGCAAGACCGGCAACCACTACGTCCGCATATCACTATTCAGAATAAAGTAACGGCCTTTAAGGCTGCGCAACTGCATGCACAACTAAAACAGGCGTTTGTTCCCTTCTCCATTATGGCTACCGGTTTTGCTACCTGGGCTTATCTGCGTGGCCCCTGGAAAGCGCTGGACAGATTTATGTTTACTGAATAA
- a CDS encoding VOC family protein, with translation MEEKKYELIPYITFGGNCEEALNFYATVLGGTFKIWTRYDHPAMNAPEAYRDKVLHARLQFNGLAIYASDIFPGKESKKNSGDVSLSLTFPDSATAQKVFDQLAEGGEVGVPFGKQFWGEWHGNLTDKYGIKWMVNS, from the coding sequence ATGGAAGAAAAAAAGTATGAACTGATACCCTACATTACTTTCGGGGGCAATTGCGAAGAAGCATTGAATTTTTATGCCACGGTTCTTGGAGGCACGTTTAAAATCTGGACCCGCTACGATCATCCTGCTATGAATGCTCCGGAAGCATACCGTGATAAGGTGTTGCATGCGAGGCTGCAGTTTAATGGTTTGGCTATCTACGCCAGCGATATATTTCCCGGAAAGGAATCAAAGAAAAACAGTGGTGACGTCTCTTTGTCTTTAACATTCCCCGATTCTGCAACGGCACAGAAAGTATTTGACCAGCTGGCTGAAGGAGGGGAGGTTGGAGTACCTTTTGGTAAACAGTTCTGGGGCGAGTGGCATGGCAATCTGACCGATAAATACGGTATTAAATGGATGGTTAACAGCTGA
- a CDS encoding DUF4199 domain-containing protein, with amino-acid sequence MKKNVLVFGLIAGAIISLMMVVSTLWCYNDPNFKGNMVLGYAGMLAAFSFVFVGIKNFRDKYNNGVISFWKALKIGLLISLIAATVYVVIWLIDYYLFIPDFMDKYSAHMLKEAREAHPNPVTLQERLQEIEHFRELYKNPLWVIIITYSEVLPVGLAVTLISAMILKRRKGNDTSTMITHY; translated from the coding sequence ATGAAAAAAAATGTGCTTGTTTTTGGCTTGATTGCAGGTGCCATTATCAGCCTGATGATGGTCGTCTCCACATTATGGTGTTATAATGATCCCAACTTCAAAGGGAATATGGTGCTCGGTTATGCCGGGATGCTGGCCGCTTTCTCTTTTGTATTTGTGGGCATAAAAAACTTCAGGGATAAATACAACAACGGCGTTATCTCCTTCTGGAAAGCTTTGAAAATAGGGCTGTTGATATCACTGATAGCTGCCACCGTTTATGTTGTGATATGGCTCATAGACTACTATCTGTTTATTCCCGACTTCATGGATAAATACAGCGCACATATGCTGAAAGAAGCCCGTGAAGCCCATCCCAACCCGGTCACGCTTCAGGAAAGATTACAGGAAATAGAACATTTCAGGGAGCTGTATAAAAATCCGCTGTGGGTCATTATCATCACCTATTCGGAAGTATTGCCCGTAGGACTGGCTGTCACCCTAATCAGTGCTATGATCTTAAAACGCCGGAAAGGTAATGATACCTCCACCATGATCACTCACTACTAA
- a CDS encoding helix-hairpin-helix domain-containing protein: protein MRKKSTPPAANTLPKLASPALRALHNAGYTSLEQLSKVSESTLLQLHGMGPNAITRIKEALQEQGLTLAKEK, encoded by the coding sequence ATGCGAAAAAAATCAACGCCACCAGCTGCTAACACACTGCCCAAACTGGCTTCACCGGCATTACGTGCGCTCCACAATGCAGGATACACCTCGCTGGAACAGTTATCGAAGGTCTCCGAATCCACGCTGCTACAACTGCACGGCATGGGTCCCAACGCCATCACCAGGATTAAGGAAGCCCTGCAGGAGCAAGGACTCACCCTGGCAAAGGAAAAATAA
- a CDS encoding LytR/AlgR family response regulator transcription factor: MKINCIIVEDEPLALERVRGYVEKLPYLQLMGTFDNGIDAMVFLRLHPVQLILLDINIGGISGIQLLEAANASCEVVLITAYEEYAIKGYELNVTDYLLKPYTFDRFMQAIDKVLHNLSRQAPAVSSFIFIKTSWRLEKVVLDDILYIEGKRDYRKVYTLHKQIMTLQPFGWFEQELPPAQVCRVHKSYMVAISKIDSIERDGIRIAGITIPVSETYKKDFFALITRG; this comes from the coding sequence ATGAAGATCAACTGCATCATTGTTGAAGATGAGCCCCTGGCATTGGAACGGGTGAGGGGCTATGTAGAAAAGCTGCCTTATCTGCAGCTGATGGGTACATTTGATAACGGTATCGATGCAATGGTATTTCTGCGGCTGCATCCGGTACAACTGATTCTGCTGGATATCAACATCGGCGGGATTTCAGGCATACAGCTGCTGGAGGCGGCCAATGCCAGTTGCGAAGTAGTACTGATCACGGCTTACGAAGAATATGCTATCAAAGGTTATGAGCTGAATGTAACCGATTATTTGCTGAAGCCTTACACCTTTGATCGTTTTATGCAGGCCATAGACAAAGTGCTGCATAATCTGTCGCGTCAGGCGCCGGCAGTGTCTTCCTTTATCTTCATAAAAACGTCGTGGCGGCTGGAAAAAGTGGTGCTCGACGATATTCTCTATATAGAAGGTAAAAGGGACTACCGTAAAGTATATACGCTGCATAAGCAGATCATGACTTTGCAGCCCTTTGGCTGGTTCGAACAGGAACTGCCACCAGCGCAGGTTTGCCGTGTCCACAAATCATATATGGTCGCCATCAGCAAAATAGACAGCATAGAACGCGATGGTATCCGTATTGCCGGTATTACCATTCCTGTTTCAGAGACCTATAAAAAAGATTTTTTTGCATTGATCACCCGCGGGTAG
- a CDS encoding protein phosphatase 2C domain-containing protein: MKIYATLQIGDFHLNHCEDYYLIENIGTDRLLMAVMDGCTMARDSYFASTLVARILKKICITQGYQELYNPGKPKPSLEDQLKLILSELMTTLKQMQEQLLLEQQDLLTTLILFLADKKENTGIILTIGDGLVSINGHLTEFDHDNKPDYLGFHLHQDFDQWYHSLTQKIFVPNIQHISIATDGILFFKPCRNVDIPLEDPVELLLHDKSDMDKDDMLDRKLKTLEHVYGLRPTDDIAIIRVIQ, translated from the coding sequence ATGAAGATTTACGCCACCCTGCAAATAGGAGACTTTCACCTCAATCACTGCGAAGACTATTACCTAATTGAAAACATCGGTACAGACCGGCTGCTGATGGCTGTTATGGACGGTTGCACTATGGCCCGCGACAGCTACTTCGCCTCCACCCTCGTTGCCCGTATCCTGAAAAAAATCTGTATCACACAAGGATACCAGGAACTGTACAACCCAGGGAAACCTAAGCCCAGCCTGGAAGATCAGCTCAAACTGATCTTATCCGAACTCATGACTACCTTAAAGCAGATGCAGGAACAGCTGCTGCTGGAGCAACAGGACCTGCTTACCACCCTCATCCTCTTTCTGGCAGATAAAAAAGAAAACACCGGTATCATACTGACTATTGGAGACGGTTTAGTGAGCATTAATGGCCACCTCACCGAATTTGACCATGACAACAAACCCGATTATCTGGGCTTCCATCTCCATCAAGACTTTGATCAATGGTATCATTCTCTCACCCAGAAAATCTTCGTCCCCAACATACAGCATATCAGTATTGCCACCGACGGTATTCTGTTCTTCAAACCCTGCCGCAACGTGGATATTCCGCTGGAAGATCCGGTAGAACTACTTCTCCACGACAAGTCAGATATGGACAAGGATGATATGCTCGACCGGAAACTGAAAACCCTCGAACATGTATATGGATTAAGACCCACCGATGATATCGCGATCATCCGGGTTATTCAGTAA